A genomic segment from Hypomesus transpacificus isolate Combined female chromosome 13, fHypTra1, whole genome shotgun sequence encodes:
- the mybpc2b gene encoding myosin binding protein Cb isoform X12 codes for MSEATDAVPPEVEEQAAPDPTPAERDAPAEAPAPGDESPAEDEPEKTELSGLFVEKPVTATAVAGKDMIFIAKVDSSKLTRKPTIKWLKGKWLDLGSKAGKHLQFKETYDRNTKIYTYEMKIIKVVAGDAGGYRCEVISKDKCDSSTFEITVEATEKEEEADILSAFKRSGAGEDDGDLDFSALLKATKKKKKPQPVAEEKDVWDILKTAHPSEYEKIAFEYGITDLRGMLKRLKKMKTVEPKHSDAFLKKLESAYSCEKGKKIILSVELVDPNAQVKWLKNGQEIKPSAKYIIESVGNIRTLTINKSTLADDAAYECVVENEKCFTEVFVKEPPITITKLMDDYHVVVGERVEFEIEVSEEGAHVMWAYEDQELSRDSQKFRFKKDGKKHWLIIQEATLDDIGMYHAWTNGGHTKGELEVEEKELEVLQSIADLTVRAADQAMFKCEVSDEKVTGKWFKDGVEVLPSDRIKMTHIGRMHRLTIDEVKPEDAGDYTFIPDGYALSLSAKLNFLEIKIDYVPRQDPPKIHLDTTGNMVSQNTIIVVAGNKLRLDVEISGEPAPTVVWMKGDQPITDVEGRMRVEARKDLSCFVIEGAERADEGNYSITVTNPAGEDKANLFVKIVDVPDEPENVKCTAVGEDCATIVWDPPKFDGGAPIKGYLMERKKKGSSRWTKLNFDVYESTTYEAKRMIEGVLYEMRVFAVNGIGLSPPSLNSKPFMPIAPTSEPVRLMVHDVTDTTCTLKWLAPEKIGAGGLDGYIIEYCKEGGTEWVQVNKELCERQGYVVRDLPTGEKINFRVMAKNIAGLSPPALLAQSVTIREIMELPKIRLPRNLRQKYIRKVGEKINLTIPFQGKPRPVATWYKDGEPIDPKKVGVLNSNVDSILFIRSAEREHSGKYELVLQIENMEDRASLEIRIVDKPGPPVGVNVAEVWGFNAALEWKPPKDDGNCDITGYTIQKADKKTMEWFTVYEHNRRPNCTASDLVMGNEYTFRVYSENLCGLSEEPCFSKNTAAIPKIGLDYNRAPFKEKDMNACPKFTQPLQDRSVVAGYSTAISCSVRGFPKPKIVWMRNRMILGDDPKFLMQNNQGVLTLNIRKPSLYDGGKYSCKAMNDLGEDEVECKLEIRAVPVEKTEKD; via the exons ATGTCTGAAGCAACGGATGCAG TGCCACCGGAGGTGGAGG AACAGGCAGCACCAGACCCTACCCCAGCTGAGA GGGATGCACCTGCTGAAG CTCCTGCCCCag GAGACGAATCACCTGCAGAAGATG AGCCGGAGAAGACGGAGCTGAGCGGCCTGTTTGTGGAGAAGCCTGTGACGGCCACCGCAGTGGCAG GGAAGGACATGATATTCATTGCCAAAGTCGACTCATCCAAACTGACGAGAAAGCCAACCATTAAGTGGTTGAAGGGGAAGTGGTTGGATCTGGGCAGCAAGGCCGGGAAACACCTGCAGTTTAAGGAGACTTATGACAGAAacaccaag ATCTACACCTACGAGATGAAGATCATCAAAGTGGTAGCAGGTGATGCTGGTGGATACAGGTGTGAGGTGATCTCCAAAGACAAATGTGACAGCAGCACATTTGAGATCACTGTGGAGG CTActgaaaaagaggaagaggcagaCATTCTGTCAGCTTTTAAAAGATC AGGTGCTGGAGAGGACGATGGAGACCTGGACTTCAGCGCCCTGTTAAAAGCCACCAAAAA GAAGAAGAAGCCTCAGCCGGTTGCAGAAGAGAAGGATGTGTGGGACATCCTTAAGACCGCCCATCCCAGCGAGTATGAGAAGATTGCCTTTGAATATGGCATCACAGACCTTAGGGGCATGTTAAAACGTTTGAAGAAGATGAAGACAGTGGAACCCAAGCACAGTGATG CTTTCCTGAAGAAACTGGAATCCGCCTACTCTTGTGAGAAAGGAAAGAAGATCATTCTGTCTGTGGAGCTGGTCGACCCCAACGCCCAGGTCAAATGGTTGAAAAATGGACAGGAAATTAAGCCATCTGCCAA GTATATCATCGAGTCCGTGGGTAACATCAGGACACTCACTATCAACAAGTCTACACTGGCTGACGATGCTGCCTACGAGTGTGTGGTAGAGAATGAAAAGTGTTTCACAGAAGTGTTTGTCAAGG AACCCCCAATAACAATCACCAAGCTGATGGATGACTATCACGTCGTcgtgggagagagggtggagtttGAGATCGAGGTGTCTGAAGAGGGGGCCCATGTCATGTG GGCTTATGAAGATCAGGAACTCTCGAGGGATTCACAGAAGTTCCGCTTTAAGAAGGATGGAAAGAAGCATTGGCTTAtcatccaggaggccacccTGGACGACATCGGAATGTACCATGCCTGGACAAACGGGGGGCACACCAAAGGAGAGCTGGAAGTGGAAG AGAAGGAACTGGAGGTGTTGCAGAGCATCGCTGACCTAACCGTGAGGGCCGCAGATCAAGCCATGTTCAAGTGCGAGGTGTCGGACGAGAAGGTGACTGGGAAGTGGTTTAAGGATGGTGTGGAGGTTCTGCCCAGCGACCGCATCAAAATGACTCACATTGgcag gatgCATCGACTGACCATTGATGAGGTGAAGCCCGAGGATGCCGGAGACTACACGTTTATCCCAGACGGctacgccctctctctctcagccaaaCTCAACTTCCTGG AAATCAAGATCGACTATGTCCCTCGCCAAG acCCTCCCAAGATCCACCTGGACACTACAGGGAACATGGTGTCCCAGAACACCATCATCGTGGTGGCAGGAAACAAGCTCCGCCTGGATGTGGAGATCAGTGGAGAGCCCGCCCCCACCGTGGTCTGGATGAAGGGAGATCAG ccaATCACGGACGTCGAGGGGCGTATGAGGGTTGAGGCCAGGAAGGACCTGAGCTGCTTTGTCATAGAGGGGGCGGAGAGGGCGGATGAAGGCAACTACAGCATCACCGTCACCAACCCTGCGGGAGAGGACAAAGCTAACCTGTTTGTCAAGATTGTTG ATGTGCCAGATGAACCAGAGAATGTCAAGTGTACCGCGGTGGGAGAGGACTGTGCCACTATTGTCTGGGACCCACCCAAGTTTGACGGTGGTGCACCAATCAAAG GTTAtctgatggagagaaagaagaagggatCGTCCAGATGGACAAAGCTCAACTTTGACGTGTACGAGTCGACCACCTACGAGGCTAAGAGGATGATCGAGGGCGTGCTCTACGAGATGAGGGTGTTTGCCGTCAACGGCATcggcctctccccccccagcctcaactCCAAACCCTTCATGCCCATCG ccccgACCAGTGAACCCGTACGCCTCATGGTCCACGATGTGACAGACACCACATGCACCCTCAAGTGGCTGGCACCGGAGAAGATCGGCGCGGGAGGCCTGGACGGCTACATTATTGAGTACTGCAaagagggag GTACTGAGTGGGTGCAGGTGAACAAGGAACTGTGTGAGAGACAAGGCTACGTGGTGCGTGACCTTCCGACAGGGGAGAAGATCAACTTTAGAGTTATGGCCAAGAACATCGCAGGACTCAGTCCCCCTGCATTGCTTGCCCAGTCTGTCACCATCCGCGAGATCatgg aGTTGCCTAAGATCCGTCTCCCTCGGAATCTGAGACAGAAATACATCAGGAAAGTCGGGGAAAAGATTAATCTGACTATCCCCTTCCAG GGTAAGCCACGTCCAGTTGCGACATGGTACAAGGATGGGGAACCCATCGACCCAAAGAAGGTGGGTGTCCTCAACTCAAACGTAGATAGCATCCTGTTCATTCGCTCTGCGGAGAGAGAGCACTCTGGAAAATACGAGCTGGTCCTACAGATTGAGAACATGGAGGACAGGGCCTCTCTCGAAATTCGTATCGTGG ACAAGCCAGGGCCTCCTGTAGGAGTGAATGTGGCTGAGGTTTGGGGCTTCAATGCAGCTCTGGAGTGGAAGCCACCCAAAGACGATGGCAACTGTGACATCACGGGCTACACCATACAGAAGGCAGACAAGAAAACGATG GAGTGGTTCACTGTCTACGAGCACAACAGACGACCAAATTGTACAGCGTCAGACCTGGTGATGGGGAATGAGTACACCTTCCGTGTCTACAGCGAGAACCTCTGTGGTCTGAGCGAAGAGCCATGTTTCAGCAAGAACACAGCTGCCATACCCAagatag GACTGGACTACAACCGGGCTCCTTTCAAGGAAAAGGACATGAACGCCTGTCCAAAGTTCACACAGCCCCTGCAGGACAGATCTGTAGTGGCAGGCTACAGCACTGCCATCAGCTGTTCTGTAAGAGGATTCCCTAAG CCAAAAATTGTCTGGATGAGGAACCGGATGATCCTGGGAGACGACCCCAAGTTCCTGATGCAGAACAACCAGGGGGTGCTGACCCTGAACATCCGTAAGCCCAGCCTGTATGACGGGGGGAAGTACTCCTGCAAGGCGATGAATGACCTTGGAGAAGATGAAGTGGAGTGTAAGCTGGAGATACGAG CTGTCCCAGTTGAAAAGACGGAGAAAGACTGA
- the mybpc2b gene encoding myosin binding protein Cb isoform X7 — protein sequence MSEATDAVPPEVEAEQAAPDPTPAERDAPAEAPAPGDESPAEDAAPKPVAEEEPEKTELSGLFVEKPVTATAVAGKDMIFIAKVDSSKLTRKPTIKWLKGKWLDLGSKAGKHLQFKETYDRNTKIYTYEMKIIKVVAGDAGGYRCEVISKDKCDSSTFEITVEATEKEEEADILSAFKRSGAGEDDGDLDFSALLKATKKKKKPQPVAEEKDVWDILKTAHPSEYEKIAFEYGITDLRGMLKRLKKMKTVEPKHSDAFLKKLESAYSCEKGKKIILSVELVDPNAQVKWLKNGQEIKPSAKYIIESVGNIRTLTINKSTLADDAAYECVVENEKCFTEVFVKEPPITITKLMDDYHVVVGERVEFEIEVSEEGAHVMWAYEDQELSRDSQKFRFKKDGKKHWLIIQEATLDDIGMYHAWTNGGHTKGELEVEEKELEVLQSIADLTVRAADQAMFKCEVSDEKVTGKWFKDGVEVLPSDRIKMTHIGRMHRLTIDEVKPEDAGDYTFIPDGYALSLSAKLNFLEIKIDYVPRQDPPKIHLDTTGNMVSQNTIIVVAGNKLRLDVEISGEPAPTVVWMKGDQPITDVEGRMRVEARKDLSCFVIEGAERADEGNYSITVTNPAGEDKANLFVKIVDVPDEPENVKCTAVGEDCATIVWDPPKFDGGAPIKGYLMERKKKGSSRWTKLNFDVYESTTYEAKRMIEGVLYEMRVFAVNGIGLSPPSLNSKPFMPIAPTSEPVRLMVHDVTDTTCTLKWLAPEKIGAGGLDGYIIEYCKEGGTEWVQVNKELCERQGYVVRDLPTGEKINFRVMAKNIAGLSPPALLAQSVTIREIMELPKIRLPRNLRQKYIRKVGEKINLTIPFQGKPRPVATWYKDGEPIDPKKVGVLNSNVDSILFIRSAEREHSGKYELVLQIENMEDRASLEIRIVDKPGPPVGVNVAEVWGFNAALEWKPPKDDGNCDITGYTIQKADKKTMEWFTVYEHNRRPNCTASDLVMGNEYTFRVYSENLCGLSEEPCFSKNTAAIPKIGLDYNRAPFKEKDMNACPKFTQPLQDRSVVAGYSTAISCSVRGFPKPKIVWMRNRMILGDDPKFLMQNNQGVLTLNIRKPSLYDGGKYSCKAMNDLGEDEVECKLEIRAVPVEKTEKD from the exons ATGTCTGAAGCAACGGATGCAG TGCCACCGGAGGTGGAGG CAGAACAGGCAGCACCAGACCCTACCCCAGCTGAGA GGGATGCACCTGCTGAAG CTCCTGCCCCag GAGACGAATCACCTGCAGAAGATG CGGCGCCTAAACCAGTAGCAGAGGAGG AGCCGGAGAAGACGGAGCTGAGCGGCCTGTTTGTGGAGAAGCCTGTGACGGCCACCGCAGTGGCAG GGAAGGACATGATATTCATTGCCAAAGTCGACTCATCCAAACTGACGAGAAAGCCAACCATTAAGTGGTTGAAGGGGAAGTGGTTGGATCTGGGCAGCAAGGCCGGGAAACACCTGCAGTTTAAGGAGACTTATGACAGAAacaccaag ATCTACACCTACGAGATGAAGATCATCAAAGTGGTAGCAGGTGATGCTGGTGGATACAGGTGTGAGGTGATCTCCAAAGACAAATGTGACAGCAGCACATTTGAGATCACTGTGGAGG CTActgaaaaagaggaagaggcagaCATTCTGTCAGCTTTTAAAAGATC AGGTGCTGGAGAGGACGATGGAGACCTGGACTTCAGCGCCCTGTTAAAAGCCACCAAAAA GAAGAAGAAGCCTCAGCCGGTTGCAGAAGAGAAGGATGTGTGGGACATCCTTAAGACCGCCCATCCCAGCGAGTATGAGAAGATTGCCTTTGAATATGGCATCACAGACCTTAGGGGCATGTTAAAACGTTTGAAGAAGATGAAGACAGTGGAACCCAAGCACAGTGATG CTTTCCTGAAGAAACTGGAATCCGCCTACTCTTGTGAGAAAGGAAAGAAGATCATTCTGTCTGTGGAGCTGGTCGACCCCAACGCCCAGGTCAAATGGTTGAAAAATGGACAGGAAATTAAGCCATCTGCCAA GTATATCATCGAGTCCGTGGGTAACATCAGGACACTCACTATCAACAAGTCTACACTGGCTGACGATGCTGCCTACGAGTGTGTGGTAGAGAATGAAAAGTGTTTCACAGAAGTGTTTGTCAAGG AACCCCCAATAACAATCACCAAGCTGATGGATGACTATCACGTCGTcgtgggagagagggtggagtttGAGATCGAGGTGTCTGAAGAGGGGGCCCATGTCATGTG GGCTTATGAAGATCAGGAACTCTCGAGGGATTCACAGAAGTTCCGCTTTAAGAAGGATGGAAAGAAGCATTGGCTTAtcatccaggaggccacccTGGACGACATCGGAATGTACCATGCCTGGACAAACGGGGGGCACACCAAAGGAGAGCTGGAAGTGGAAG AGAAGGAACTGGAGGTGTTGCAGAGCATCGCTGACCTAACCGTGAGGGCCGCAGATCAAGCCATGTTCAAGTGCGAGGTGTCGGACGAGAAGGTGACTGGGAAGTGGTTTAAGGATGGTGTGGAGGTTCTGCCCAGCGACCGCATCAAAATGACTCACATTGgcag gatgCATCGACTGACCATTGATGAGGTGAAGCCCGAGGATGCCGGAGACTACACGTTTATCCCAGACGGctacgccctctctctctcagccaaaCTCAACTTCCTGG AAATCAAGATCGACTATGTCCCTCGCCAAG acCCTCCCAAGATCCACCTGGACACTACAGGGAACATGGTGTCCCAGAACACCATCATCGTGGTGGCAGGAAACAAGCTCCGCCTGGATGTGGAGATCAGTGGAGAGCCCGCCCCCACCGTGGTCTGGATGAAGGGAGATCAG ccaATCACGGACGTCGAGGGGCGTATGAGGGTTGAGGCCAGGAAGGACCTGAGCTGCTTTGTCATAGAGGGGGCGGAGAGGGCGGATGAAGGCAACTACAGCATCACCGTCACCAACCCTGCGGGAGAGGACAAAGCTAACCTGTTTGTCAAGATTGTTG ATGTGCCAGATGAACCAGAGAATGTCAAGTGTACCGCGGTGGGAGAGGACTGTGCCACTATTGTCTGGGACCCACCCAAGTTTGACGGTGGTGCACCAATCAAAG GTTAtctgatggagagaaagaagaagggatCGTCCAGATGGACAAAGCTCAACTTTGACGTGTACGAGTCGACCACCTACGAGGCTAAGAGGATGATCGAGGGCGTGCTCTACGAGATGAGGGTGTTTGCCGTCAACGGCATcggcctctccccccccagcctcaactCCAAACCCTTCATGCCCATCG ccccgACCAGTGAACCCGTACGCCTCATGGTCCACGATGTGACAGACACCACATGCACCCTCAAGTGGCTGGCACCGGAGAAGATCGGCGCGGGAGGCCTGGACGGCTACATTATTGAGTACTGCAaagagggag GTACTGAGTGGGTGCAGGTGAACAAGGAACTGTGTGAGAGACAAGGCTACGTGGTGCGTGACCTTCCGACAGGGGAGAAGATCAACTTTAGAGTTATGGCCAAGAACATCGCAGGACTCAGTCCCCCTGCATTGCTTGCCCAGTCTGTCACCATCCGCGAGATCatgg aGTTGCCTAAGATCCGTCTCCCTCGGAATCTGAGACAGAAATACATCAGGAAAGTCGGGGAAAAGATTAATCTGACTATCCCCTTCCAG GGTAAGCCACGTCCAGTTGCGACATGGTACAAGGATGGGGAACCCATCGACCCAAAGAAGGTGGGTGTCCTCAACTCAAACGTAGATAGCATCCTGTTCATTCGCTCTGCGGAGAGAGAGCACTCTGGAAAATACGAGCTGGTCCTACAGATTGAGAACATGGAGGACAGGGCCTCTCTCGAAATTCGTATCGTGG ACAAGCCAGGGCCTCCTGTAGGAGTGAATGTGGCTGAGGTTTGGGGCTTCAATGCAGCTCTGGAGTGGAAGCCACCCAAAGACGATGGCAACTGTGACATCACGGGCTACACCATACAGAAGGCAGACAAGAAAACGATG GAGTGGTTCACTGTCTACGAGCACAACAGACGACCAAATTGTACAGCGTCAGACCTGGTGATGGGGAATGAGTACACCTTCCGTGTCTACAGCGAGAACCTCTGTGGTCTGAGCGAAGAGCCATGTTTCAGCAAGAACACAGCTGCCATACCCAagatag GACTGGACTACAACCGGGCTCCTTTCAAGGAAAAGGACATGAACGCCTGTCCAAAGTTCACACAGCCCCTGCAGGACAGATCTGTAGTGGCAGGCTACAGCACTGCCATCAGCTGTTCTGTAAGAGGATTCCCTAAG CCAAAAATTGTCTGGATGAGGAACCGGATGATCCTGGGAGACGACCCCAAGTTCCTGATGCAGAACAACCAGGGGGTGCTGACCCTGAACATCCGTAAGCCCAGCCTGTATGACGGGGGGAAGTACTCCTGCAAGGCGATGAATGACCTTGGAGAAGATGAAGTGGAGTGTAAGCTGGAGATACGAG CTGTCCCAGTTGAAAAGACGGAGAAAGACTGA
- the mybpc2b gene encoding myosin binding protein Cb isoform X2, whose protein sequence is MSEATDAVPPEVEEQAAPDPTPAERDAPAEAPAPEEPPPAEGDESPAEDAAPKPVAEEENSETPATTETADNPAPEVEEPEKTELSGLFVEKPVTATAVAGKDMIFIAKVDSSKLTRKPTIKWLKGKWLDLGSKAGKHLQFKETYDRNTKIYTYEMKIIKVVAGDAGGYRCEVISKDKCDSSTFEITVEATEKEEEADILSAFKRSGAGEDDGDLDFSALLKATKKKKKPQPVAEEKDVWDILKTAHPSEYEKIAFEYGITDLRGMLKRLKKMKTVEPKHSDAFLKKLESAYSCEKGKKIILSVELVDPNAQVKWLKNGQEIKPSAKYIIESVGNIRTLTINKSTLADDAAYECVVENEKCFTEVFVKEPPITITKLMDDYHVVVGERVEFEIEVSEEGAHVMWAYEDQELSRDSQKFRFKKDGKKHWLIIQEATLDDIGMYHAWTNGGHTKGELEVEEKELEVLQSIADLTVRAADQAMFKCEVSDEKVTGKWFKDGVEVLPSDRIKMTHIGRMHRLTIDEVKPEDAGDYTFIPDGYALSLSAKLNFLEIKIDYVPRQDPPKIHLDTTGNMVSQNTIIVVAGNKLRLDVEISGEPAPTVVWMKGDQPITDVEGRMRVEARKDLSCFVIEGAERADEGNYSITVTNPAGEDKANLFVKIVDVPDEPENVKCTAVGEDCATIVWDPPKFDGGAPIKGYLMERKKKGSSRWTKLNFDVYESTTYEAKRMIEGVLYEMRVFAVNGIGLSPPSLNSKPFMPIAPTSEPVRLMVHDVTDTTCTLKWLAPEKIGAGGLDGYIIEYCKEGGTEWVQVNKELCERQGYVVRDLPTGEKINFRVMAKNIAGLSPPALLAQSVTIREIMELPKIRLPRNLRQKYIRKVGEKINLTIPFQGKPRPVATWYKDGEPIDPKKVGVLNSNVDSILFIRSAEREHSGKYELVLQIENMEDRASLEIRIVDKPGPPVGVNVAEVWGFNAALEWKPPKDDGNCDITGYTIQKADKKTMEWFTVYEHNRRPNCTASDLVMGNEYTFRVYSENLCGLSEEPCFSKNTAAIPKIGLDYNRAPFKEKDMNACPKFTQPLQDRSVVAGYSTAISCSVRGFPKPKIVWMRNRMILGDDPKFLMQNNQGVLTLNIRKPSLYDGGKYSCKAMNDLGEDEVECKLEIRAVPVEKTEKD, encoded by the exons ATGTCTGAAGCAACGGATGCAG TGCCACCGGAGGTGGAGG AACAGGCAGCACCAGACCCTACCCCAGCTGAGA GGGATGCACCTGCTGAAG CTCCTGCCCCag AAGAACCACCACCTGCAGAGG GAGACGAATCACCTGCAGAAGATG CGGCGCCTAAACCAGTAGCAGAGGAGG AGAACTCAGAAACTCCTGCAACCACAG AGACAGCAGATAACCCGGCACCTGAAGTGGAAG AGCCGGAGAAGACGGAGCTGAGCGGCCTGTTTGTGGAGAAGCCTGTGACGGCCACCGCAGTGGCAG GGAAGGACATGATATTCATTGCCAAAGTCGACTCATCCAAACTGACGAGAAAGCCAACCATTAAGTGGTTGAAGGGGAAGTGGTTGGATCTGGGCAGCAAGGCCGGGAAACACCTGCAGTTTAAGGAGACTTATGACAGAAacaccaag ATCTACACCTACGAGATGAAGATCATCAAAGTGGTAGCAGGTGATGCTGGTGGATACAGGTGTGAGGTGATCTCCAAAGACAAATGTGACAGCAGCACATTTGAGATCACTGTGGAGG CTActgaaaaagaggaagaggcagaCATTCTGTCAGCTTTTAAAAGATC AGGTGCTGGAGAGGACGATGGAGACCTGGACTTCAGCGCCCTGTTAAAAGCCACCAAAAA GAAGAAGAAGCCTCAGCCGGTTGCAGAAGAGAAGGATGTGTGGGACATCCTTAAGACCGCCCATCCCAGCGAGTATGAGAAGATTGCCTTTGAATATGGCATCACAGACCTTAGGGGCATGTTAAAACGTTTGAAGAAGATGAAGACAGTGGAACCCAAGCACAGTGATG CTTTCCTGAAGAAACTGGAATCCGCCTACTCTTGTGAGAAAGGAAAGAAGATCATTCTGTCTGTGGAGCTGGTCGACCCCAACGCCCAGGTCAAATGGTTGAAAAATGGACAGGAAATTAAGCCATCTGCCAA GTATATCATCGAGTCCGTGGGTAACATCAGGACACTCACTATCAACAAGTCTACACTGGCTGACGATGCTGCCTACGAGTGTGTGGTAGAGAATGAAAAGTGTTTCACAGAAGTGTTTGTCAAGG AACCCCCAATAACAATCACCAAGCTGATGGATGACTATCACGTCGTcgtgggagagagggtggagtttGAGATCGAGGTGTCTGAAGAGGGGGCCCATGTCATGTG GGCTTATGAAGATCAGGAACTCTCGAGGGATTCACAGAAGTTCCGCTTTAAGAAGGATGGAAAGAAGCATTGGCTTAtcatccaggaggccacccTGGACGACATCGGAATGTACCATGCCTGGACAAACGGGGGGCACACCAAAGGAGAGCTGGAAGTGGAAG AGAAGGAACTGGAGGTGTTGCAGAGCATCGCTGACCTAACCGTGAGGGCCGCAGATCAAGCCATGTTCAAGTGCGAGGTGTCGGACGAGAAGGTGACTGGGAAGTGGTTTAAGGATGGTGTGGAGGTTCTGCCCAGCGACCGCATCAAAATGACTCACATTGgcag gatgCATCGACTGACCATTGATGAGGTGAAGCCCGAGGATGCCGGAGACTACACGTTTATCCCAGACGGctacgccctctctctctcagccaaaCTCAACTTCCTGG AAATCAAGATCGACTATGTCCCTCGCCAAG acCCTCCCAAGATCCACCTGGACACTACAGGGAACATGGTGTCCCAGAACACCATCATCGTGGTGGCAGGAAACAAGCTCCGCCTGGATGTGGAGATCAGTGGAGAGCCCGCCCCCACCGTGGTCTGGATGAAGGGAGATCAG ccaATCACGGACGTCGAGGGGCGTATGAGGGTTGAGGCCAGGAAGGACCTGAGCTGCTTTGTCATAGAGGGGGCGGAGAGGGCGGATGAAGGCAACTACAGCATCACCGTCACCAACCCTGCGGGAGAGGACAAAGCTAACCTGTTTGTCAAGATTGTTG ATGTGCCAGATGAACCAGAGAATGTCAAGTGTACCGCGGTGGGAGAGGACTGTGCCACTATTGTCTGGGACCCACCCAAGTTTGACGGTGGTGCACCAATCAAAG GTTAtctgatggagagaaagaagaagggatCGTCCAGATGGACAAAGCTCAACTTTGACGTGTACGAGTCGACCACCTACGAGGCTAAGAGGATGATCGAGGGCGTGCTCTACGAGATGAGGGTGTTTGCCGTCAACGGCATcggcctctccccccccagcctcaactCCAAACCCTTCATGCCCATCG ccccgACCAGTGAACCCGTACGCCTCATGGTCCACGATGTGACAGACACCACATGCACCCTCAAGTGGCTGGCACCGGAGAAGATCGGCGCGGGAGGCCTGGACGGCTACATTATTGAGTACTGCAaagagggag GTACTGAGTGGGTGCAGGTGAACAAGGAACTGTGTGAGAGACAAGGCTACGTGGTGCGTGACCTTCCGACAGGGGAGAAGATCAACTTTAGAGTTATGGCCAAGAACATCGCAGGACTCAGTCCCCCTGCATTGCTTGCCCAGTCTGTCACCATCCGCGAGATCatgg aGTTGCCTAAGATCCGTCTCCCTCGGAATCTGAGACAGAAATACATCAGGAAAGTCGGGGAAAAGATTAATCTGACTATCCCCTTCCAG GGTAAGCCACGTCCAGTTGCGACATGGTACAAGGATGGGGAACCCATCGACCCAAAGAAGGTGGGTGTCCTCAACTCAAACGTAGATAGCATCCTGTTCATTCGCTCTGCGGAGAGAGAGCACTCTGGAAAATACGAGCTGGTCCTACAGATTGAGAACATGGAGGACAGGGCCTCTCTCGAAATTCGTATCGTGG ACAAGCCAGGGCCTCCTGTAGGAGTGAATGTGGCTGAGGTTTGGGGCTTCAATGCAGCTCTGGAGTGGAAGCCACCCAAAGACGATGGCAACTGTGACATCACGGGCTACACCATACAGAAGGCAGACAAGAAAACGATG GAGTGGTTCACTGTCTACGAGCACAACAGACGACCAAATTGTACAGCGTCAGACCTGGTGATGGGGAATGAGTACACCTTCCGTGTCTACAGCGAGAACCTCTGTGGTCTGAGCGAAGAGCCATGTTTCAGCAAGAACACAGCTGCCATACCCAagatag GACTGGACTACAACCGGGCTCCTTTCAAGGAAAAGGACATGAACGCCTGTCCAAAGTTCACACAGCCCCTGCAGGACAGATCTGTAGTGGCAGGCTACAGCACTGCCATCAGCTGTTCTGTAAGAGGATTCCCTAAG CCAAAAATTGTCTGGATGAGGAACCGGATGATCCTGGGAGACGACCCCAAGTTCCTGATGCAGAACAACCAGGGGGTGCTGACCCTGAACATCCGTAAGCCCAGCCTGTATGACGGGGGGAAGTACTCCTGCAAGGCGATGAATGACCTTGGAGAAGATGAAGTGGAGTGTAAGCTGGAGATACGAG CTGTCCCAGTTGAAAAGACGGAGAAAGACTGA